In Deltaproteobacteria bacterium GWA2_45_12, the genomic window AACCATAAATCTTTTAATCCTTTATTGTCTTTTCGCCCTTTTTCAGCGGAGCTTTGGGTATCGGCTGTGGCCAAATTTTTTGTTATCAAGGCCAGGGTTTCTTGGCCATCCTTCATCATTTCCGACAAAATTTGTTTTTGCTCGGTCGATAATCCACGGGGATTGACATTTTTTAAAGCTTGAAGAGTTTGTTTAATCTGAAAAGAAGAAGCTCGCGTCCTGGCCTTACGGGCGGCCAGTTTCTTTTCTTCTTCTTCATTATTTGTCTGAAAAGTACTGCTAAGTGTTTCACCACATTGGGCTGAAAGTAATTGCGACTCTTCCAAACCATTATTAAGAAGACCCTGCACCGAATTAAACAGGGCATTGGGGTCTCTTACTGAACCATCCGGGTTTAAGTATTGAGAAACAGGAATTTTGGGAGTGGGAGGAGCCGGGTTTTTGGAAGTAGAACTTGGAACATGGCTTTCAGTGCCATCGGCGTTTGTAACATTGGCATCCTCAGGAGTGTAAGTTTGCGTATGAATTGAATCCAGATCAGAATCTGCAGAACCTTCCGAACCGGCAGCCGGAGGAGGAGTTTCGGGGGTACTTCCCGCTGCATCAGCACCTGTTGTCGCTGCGGCTGCATCTGTGGGAGGAGCAGGAGGAGGAGCATCTGCGGCAGGAGGCGCTGGCTCGGCAGCTGGTTGGGGAATATTAGTGTCAATTACTGGTGCCATAAATTAATCTCAACCCCTGATAATGCAGGCCCCATGCCAAGATAGAGGGATTAAATTTAATATAAAACTCATGTAATTATTTGGCTTTTTTATAATTTAAAAATTGGAGCGCTGCATCCAAAGTAGGTTTCTAGGCCTCAAAAACCTGAAATTGGGGAGTGGGAACCTCGGGATCTTTTTTGTTTATACGGACATGAGCAAGTCGAACCATGATTCTCGGCATCAAGCGAGTGATGGTTCGACGGAGCTCACCATGTCCGATTGTTTTTAAAAAGGATTTTTTAGGATGATTTCCTGGCCACGCTCCGGGCCCAAGGAAAGAAGGATCACAGGGATTTGCAAGGCTTCTTCAATTTTTTTGACAAAGTTTTTTACACCGTCTGGCATTTGATTCATGTTTTTTAAGGGGGTTAATTCTTCACTCCATCCTGGGCATTCATCATAGACCGGCTGGCAGCGGTCGAGTTGTTCCAAATTACAGGGAAGCTCGTCAATCACCTTGCCATCCAAGGTGTAATGGGTGGCTATTTTGATGGTTTTAAAACCAGAAAGCACATCCAGCTTGGTAATCACCAAGCCCGTCAATCCATTCACACGCACCGCATGACGAAGCACCACAAGGTCAAGCCATCCACAACGCCGCGTACGTCCCGTGGTTGAACCAACTTCATGGCCTTTGGTTTGTAATTGTTTTCCTGTTTGGTCATTTAATTCTGTGGGGAAAGGCCCCATGCCCACGCGTGTGGTATAAGCCTTGGTCACCCCGATAACTTCATCAATAAAAGTAGGACCAATGCCTGCACCCGTCAGCGCTCCTCCAGCCACGGTGTTTGAGGAGGTCACAAAAGGATACGTGCCATGGTCCACATCAAGGCTTGTACCTTGGGCCCCTTCAAACAAGATATTTTTTCCTTCACGAATGCGTTTGTGAATTAAAATAGATGTGTTGGCAACGTAAGGTTTGATGTCAGTATACATGTCCAAATAGGAATGATAAATTTCATCAACGTCAAAAGGACGAGTCTGAAACATTTTCATGAGTCGCTCGTTGCGGCGTTCTAGCAAGGCCTCCAGCTTTTCACGAAAAACTTTTGGGCTTTCCAAATCACACATCCTGATCCCCTTGCGCGCCATTTTATCTTCGTAAGCAGGGCCAATGCCACGTCCGGTGGTGCCAATTTTATTTCTGCCCTTTCGTTCTTCACGCAACACATCCAGCCGGCGATGGTAGGGCATGATAAGATGGGCTTGATCACTAACCACCAACTGGCTCTTTTGTTTCAGAAGTCCCCTGGCCTTAAGGCCTTCTACTTCCTTTAAGAAAACTTCGGGATCCAAGACAACACCATTACCAATGACACATTCAACCTCTGGCCGAAGAATTCCGGAAGGAATAAGATGCAACACCGTTTTTTCACCATTCACCACAAGGGTGTGCCCGGCATTATTGCCCCCTTGAAACCGCACCACGACATCGGCATTTTCGGTCAACAGGTCAACGATTTTACCTTTGCCTTCATCACCCCACTGGGTTCCTACGATAATGACTCGTGACATGAATTTGCAGTAGGGGCGAAAAATTTTTCGCCCCTACATAAGGAATGAGAGAATTTATAACACCACTTTTTGCACTGAAACAATACCGGGCACTTTTTTGATTTCATCAAGAACATCGGTATTAACGATGCCCCCCACACTATAAAACGCCATGGCCTGTTTTCCGGCCAAACCAAGTTGCAAGCGCGAAATATTGATCTTATGCTTGGCCAACAGAGTCCCGACATTTCCAACAACTCCGGGGGTATCCTGGTTGCGGATGATTAAAATGCATCCTTCGGGAACGGCCTCAAAATCGTATTCATTCACACGAATGATACGCGGGTGGGTTTTCCCAAAAATGGTTCCTGCAACAATCTGCTCTTTGTCTTTAAATTTAAGTTTCACGGTAATCAGGGACGAGAAATCTTCGTGATCACTTATCTTCATTTCTGTAACTCGTATACCACGTTCTTTGGCAATGCTGGGAGCATTGACCAAGTTGACACTATCATCTCCCAGAATGGGTTTTAACACCCCTCGTAAAACCGAAACCATGATGGGAGCCCCCGGCAACCTGCTTAACTCGCCGGTAAGTTCTACGACAATTTCAGTGGGCGATTCGGTGGCCAATTGTCCCTGAAGACTGCCCAATTTTTCAGCCAGAGGAAGAAAGGGAGCCAAAGCTTTCATGATTTCACCGGAAACCGAGGGGAAATTGACCGCATTTTGCACCGTCCCCGTGGTCAAATAGGCCACAATCTGATGAGCCACATCCAAAGCCACATTTTCTTGCGCTTCTTCAGTAGCAGCCCCCAAGTGAGGAGTACAAATAACCTGATCAAGCTTAAGCAAGGGATGGTTTGGGTCAACCGGCTCTTTGGCAAACACGTCAAGGGCCACACCCGCCACCTGGCCAGAGCTAATGGCATCGGCGAGATCAAGTTCATTAATAATGCCTCCACGCGCGCAGTTGATAATGTAAACCCCTTTTTTCATCTTGGCAAAAGTGTCTTTGTTCAAAAGATTGGCTGTTTTTTCAGTTTTGGGAATATGGAGGGTGATGTAATCGGCATCTTTAAAAAGAGTATCCAGATCAACCTTGGTGACACCGATTTTTTCAGCAACTTCGTCGGTCAAAAAAGGATCAAAGGTGATCACATTCATGCGCAACCCCTTGGCGCGATCGGCCACAATTTTACCAATGTTGCCGCAACCGATAACCCCCAAGGTTTTTTCGTAAAGTTCGCTCCCCATGAAACGGTTTTTTTCCCACTTGCCGGCTTTAATGGAAGCCGTGGCTTGGGGAATCTGGCGGGTAAGGGCACACATCATTGAAATGGCATGTTCTGCCGTGGTTACCGTGTTGCCAAAGGGGGTGTTCATGACAATGATGCCCTTTTTGCTGGCAGCCGCCACATCGACATTGTCCACACCAATGCCCGCACGGCCAATCACCTTAAGCTTTCCGGCACACTCCAAAATGTCGGCTGTTAATGTGGTGCCGCTGCGGATGGCAATGGCATCGGCTGTTTTGATGGCTTCTTTAAGTTTGGGAATGTCTTTTCCAAGGCCTGGTTGGTAGTCAACCTGAACCCCTTGGGCCCTTTTGAAAATGGCCAAACCGGCTTCGGATAATTTATCGGAAATTAATACACGCATCATTTTTATGCTCCTCCTACAACTTCCATCGCTCGGGCCACACCTTTACCCAGTTCAAACTTGTAACCCATTTTAGCCATCGCCATTTCAATGGCCGACCAAACGGTGATCATATCCATGGCATCGTAATAACCCAAATGACCGATACGGAAAATCTTCCCCTTGGCGGCATCTTGCCCGCCGGCAATGGTCATATTGAATTGATTGCGCAAAATTTTCACAATATCCCCGGAATTCATTCCTTCAGGGCCATAAATAGCGGTGATTGAATCAGCCGGTGATTCGGGCGCAAACAGTTTCAAGCCCACAGCCTTGGCCGCCTCACGTACGCTACTAGCCATGATACGATGACGCTTGAAAATATTTTCCAAACCTTCTTTTTGCATGTTTTGAAGAACCACACGCAACCCCTGAATAAGGCTTACAGCGGGTGTCCAGGCGGTGGTATTTTCCAGGATATTTTTCTTTTCGGTTTTAAAATTGAAATAAAATTTTGGCAGATCGCTCTTTTCAATGAAACCCCAGGCTTTCTGGCTTACGGCTGCAAAGGAAAGCCCCGGAGGTAATTGAAGCGCTTTTTGGGAACCCGAAACCAAAACATCAATACCCCACTGGTCCATGGGAAGGGGGAACACACCCACACCGGTAATGCCATCAACGACTAAGGCTGTTTGATCAAATTTTTTGACAATGGCGGCAATCTCTTGGATGGGGTGAGCCACACCAGTAGAAGTTTCGGAGGCCTGCACAAAGACTGCACGATAGTCTTTTTCCTTGAGTTTTGCTTCAATCTCACTGGCTTTGACTGCCTGACCCCACTGGACCTTGATAACATCATGTTCCAAACCATACGCCTTGCAAATTTTCCACCAACGCTCACCAAACTTGCCTCCATCCACAACCAGGGCACGATCTCCCTTGGACATTAAATTGACAATGGAGCCTTCCATGGCCCCGGTACCGCTGGCA contains:
- a CDS encoding adenylosuccinate synthase codes for the protein MSRVIIVGTQWGDEGKGKIVDLLTENADVVVRFQGGNNAGHTLVVNGEKTVLHLIPSGILRPEVECVIGNGVVLDPEVFLKEVEGLKARGLLKQKSQLVVSDQAHLIMPYHRRLDVLREERKGRNKIGTTGRGIGPAYEDKMARKGIRMCDLESPKVFREKLEALLERRNERLMKMFQTRPFDVDEIYHSYLDMYTDIKPYVANTSILIHKRIREGKNILFEGAQGTSLDVDHGTYPFVTSSNTVAGGALTGAGIGPTFIDEVIGVTKAYTTRVGMGPFPTELNDQTGKQLQTKGHEVGSTTGRTRRCGWLDLVVLRHAVRVNGLTGLVITKLDVLSGFKTIKIATHYTLDGKVIDELPCNLEQLDRCQPVYDECPGWSEELTPLKNMNQMPDGVKNFVKKIEEALQIPVILLSLGPERGQEIILKNPF
- a CDS encoding class V aminotransferase — encoded protein: MKYRLYAPGPTPVPEDVLTEMAKPIWHHRTPAFEKVIEEVRAGLKWLFQTKEEVLIFAASGTGAMEGSIVNLMSKGDRALVVDGGKFGERWWKICKAYGLEHDVIKVQWGQAVKASEIEAKLKEKDYRAVFVQASETSTGVAHPIQEIAAIVKKFDQTALVVDGITGVGVFPLPMDQWGIDVLVSGSQKALQLPPGLSFAAVSQKAWGFIEKSDLPKFYFNFKTEKKNILENTTAWTPAVSLIQGLRVVLQNMQKEGLENIFKRHRIMASSVREAAKAVGLKLFAPESPADSITAIYGPEGMNSGDIVKILRNQFNMTIAGGQDAAKGKIFRIGHLGYYDAMDMITVWSAIEMAMAKMGYKFELGKGVARAMEVVGGA
- a CDS encoding phosphoglycerate dehydrogenase, giving the protein MRVLISDKLSEAGLAIFKRAQGVQVDYQPGLGKDIPKLKEAIKTADAIAIRSGTTLTADILECAGKLKVIGRAGIGVDNVDVAAASKKGIIVMNTPFGNTVTTAEHAISMMCALTRQIPQATASIKAGKWEKNRFMGSELYEKTLGVIGCGNIGKIVADRAKGLRMNVITFDPFLTDEVAEKIGVTKVDLDTLFKDADYITLHIPKTEKTANLLNKDTFAKMKKGVYIINCARGGIINELDLADAISSGQVAGVALDVFAKEPVDPNHPLLKLDQVICTPHLGAATEEAQENVALDVAHQIVAYLTTGTVQNAVNFPSVSGEIMKALAPFLPLAEKLGSLQGQLATESPTEIVVELTGELSRLPGAPIMVSVLRGVLKPILGDDSVNLVNAPSIAKERGIRVTEMKISDHEDFSSLITVKLKFKDKEQIVAGTIFGKTHPRIIRVNEYDFEAVPEGCILIIRNQDTPGVVGNVGTLLAKHKINISRLQLGLAGKQAMAFYSVGGIVNTDVLDEIKKVPGIVSVQKVVL